Proteins encoded by one window of Halobaculum halobium:
- the udk gene encoding uridine kinase, translating into MTYPSFVVGIAGGTGAGKTTVSRLITQRVTDSVTRIPLDNYYRDLSHLDLEERAEVNYDHPDAFEWALLREHLETLLSGTSVEMPQYDFEIHNRKEETETVEPTDVIVVEGILALYDEEINDMLDLRLYVETDADVRILRRIERDVVDRGRDLEGVIDQYLSTVKPMHEQFIEPSKKHADLIIPEGANRMAINLLEEKLQNEVEGEGTRTWEREDFEREIGGRTR; encoded by the coding sequence ATGACGTACCCCTCGTTCGTCGTCGGTATCGCCGGGGGGACCGGCGCCGGAAAGACGACGGTCTCCCGGTTGATCACCCAGCGCGTAACCGACTCGGTGACCCGCATCCCGCTCGACAACTACTACCGAGACCTCTCGCACCTCGACCTCGAGGAGCGGGCGGAGGTGAACTACGATCACCCGGACGCGTTCGAGTGGGCGCTCCTCCGCGAGCACCTCGAAACGCTGCTGTCGGGGACCAGCGTCGAAATGCCGCAGTACGACTTCGAGATCCACAACCGCAAGGAGGAGACCGAGACCGTCGAGCCGACCGACGTCATCGTGGTCGAGGGAATCCTCGCGCTGTACGACGAGGAGATCAACGACATGCTTGACCTGCGCTTGTACGTCGAGACGGACGCTGACGTGCGCATCCTCCGCCGCATCGAGCGCGACGTGGTCGACCGCGGCCGCGACCTCGAGGGCGTGATCGACCAGTACCTCTCGACGGTGAAGCCGATGCACGAGCAGTTTATCGAGCCGAGCAAGAAGCACGCCGACCTGATCATCCCCGAGGGGGCCAACCGCATGGCGATCAATCTGCTGGAGGAGAAGCTTCAGAACGAGGTGGAGGGCGAGGGGACCCGCACGTGGGAGCGCGAGGACTTCGAACGCGAGATCGGCGGACGGACGCGCTGA
- a CDS encoding ABC transporter substrate-binding protein, with translation MARNIDRRDVLKGAGTAGVVGLAGCITQNDSGGENGGGGGGGDDEDTEAEGETTEASDDSGSMRTVMHSVLMPLTGDLASLGGPIRDGGTLPVKQLRAAGDMPVEFDQTVEDTQTDPQAGIQAANGLANAGYPTVCGPASSGVNLQVTREVFIPNGMIGCSPSSTSPNVTTLDDDDLIFRTAPSDALQGQVMAQVADNELGNSSASILYVNNDYGQALADSFSQAFQDNYSGSVQESVAFEQEQSSYTSPLSTAMNDSPSMLVVIGYPASGIQIFRDFYANYNNDTDVLVTDGLVDPTLPDEVGNDMANVFATTPQATGPGQAEFASLYEDEYDRAPGVFNAHAYDASAVSLLANVKAGENDGDVIKEEMRAVANPNDGMEVTPGNLAEGLRAVANGDDVYYQGASSSVDFDENGDMTAVTYAFLQYNTDVEGNVETISTIDFEA, from the coding sequence ATGGCACGCAATATCGATCGCCGTGACGTCCTGAAGGGCGCCGGTACGGCAGGCGTCGTCGGACTCGCGGGATGTATCACCCAGAACGACTCAGGCGGCGAGAACGGCGGCGGCGGTGGCGGCGGTGACGACGAGGACACCGAAGCCGAGGGGGAGACGACGGAGGCGTCCGACGACTCCGGGTCGATGCGCACCGTGATGCACTCGGTGCTGATGCCGCTCACGGGCGACCTCGCGTCGCTCGGCGGTCCGATCCGCGACGGCGGGACGCTCCCGGTGAAGCAGCTCCGTGCCGCCGGTGACATGCCCGTCGAGTTCGACCAGACTGTCGAGGACACGCAGACTGACCCGCAGGCCGGTATCCAGGCGGCAAACGGCCTTGCGAACGCCGGCTACCCGACCGTGTGTGGGCCGGCCTCCTCGGGAGTGAATCTCCAGGTCACCCGCGAGGTGTTCATCCCCAACGGGATGATCGGGTGTTCGCCGTCTTCGACGTCGCCCAACGTGACGACGCTCGACGACGACGACCTGATCTTCCGGACGGCGCCCTCGGACGCGCTGCAGGGACAGGTGATGGCGCAGGTGGCCGACAACGAGCTCGGGAACTCCAGCGCCTCGATCCTGTACGTCAACAACGACTACGGGCAGGCGCTGGCCGACTCGTTCTCCCAGGCGTTCCAGGACAACTACTCCGGGTCGGTCCAGGAGTCGGTCGCGTTCGAGCAGGAGCAGTCCAGCTACACCTCGCCGCTGTCGACGGCGATGAACGACTCGCCGAGCATGCTCGTCGTCATCGGCTACCCGGCATCCGGGATCCAGATCTTCCGCGACTTCTACGCGAACTACAACAACGACACGGACGTGCTGGTGACCGACGGGCTCGTCGACCCGACGCTCCCCGACGAGGTCGGCAACGACATGGCGAACGTGTTCGCCACGACGCCGCAGGCGACCGGTCCCGGCCAAGCGGAGTTCGCCTCGCTGTACGAGGACGAGTACGACCGCGCTCCCGGCGTGTTCAACGCCCACGCGTACGACGCCTCCGCCGTCTCCCTGCTCGCGAACGTCAAGGCGGGCGAGAACGACGGCGACGTGATCAAAGAGGAGATGCGCGCGGTGGCCAACCCCAACGACGGGATGGAGGTCACGCCCGGGAACCTCGCCGAGGGGCTGCGGGCCGTCGCGAACGGCGACGACGTGTACTACCAAGGCGCCTCATCGTCGGTCGACTTCGACGAGAACGGCGACATGACGGCCGTCACGTATGCGTTCCTCCAGTACAACACGGACGTGGAGGGCAACGTCGAGACGATCAGCACCATCGACTTCGAGGCCTGA
- a CDS encoding DUF1328 domain-containing protein, which produces MVITAAVAEVGSLSIGAPLQFFSGEFLQYAVVFFVLAIIAAVLGARGVAGVSMTIAKWLVIVFLVLTIATLIL; this is translated from the coding sequence ATGGTCATCACAGCCGCGGTCGCCGAGGTTGGGTCGCTGTCGATTGGTGCGCCGCTTCAGTTCTTCAGCGGTGAGTTTCTCCAGTACGCAGTCGTGTTCTTCGTGTTGGCGATCATTGCGGCCGTGCTCGGAGCTCGCGGTGTCGCCGGAGTGAGTATGACCATCGCGAAGTGGCTCGTGATCGTCTTCCTCGTCCTCACAATCGCCACGCTGATACTCTGA
- a CDS encoding metal-dependent hydrolase family protein, with product MHVLKNGTVVDSDGTREADVAIADGEIIAVGDVGRGDSETDVSGQFVAPGLIDSHVHLMMDGRPDVATAEDESDFDHAYIAAANLQKAVEAGVTTVRDLGASGTLALDAGRAVAEGRLVGPRVLACGQNVVMTGGHGHWFGREADGPDEVRRAAREQLKRGADVIKCMATGGVLTEGAQTGAPELTAEELEALVDAASAKGVPTAAHAHGKEGLLNAVDAGITSIEHGTFMDREAAEAMATEGTYWVPTAAALKNIVENPDAGIPESAMDKAVEASEAFATSFDHAEAAGVDIAMGTDAGTPFNHFDSIADELAFMVEYGLSPEAALEAATVTAAELCGLDDVGLVDEDYRADLVVLDDNPAVDADAWQDPAAVFADGDRVV from the coding sequence ATGCACGTACTCAAGAACGGGACAGTCGTCGACAGCGACGGCACGCGGGAGGCGGACGTCGCGATCGCGGACGGGGAGATTATCGCCGTCGGCGACGTCGGCCGCGGCGACTCAGAGACCGATGTGAGCGGGCAGTTCGTCGCCCCCGGCCTGATCGACTCGCACGTCCACCTGATGATGGACGGCCGCCCCGACGTCGCGACCGCCGAAGACGAGAGCGACTTCGACCACGCGTACATCGCCGCTGCGAACCTCCAGAAGGCCGTGGAAGCGGGCGTCACAACCGTCCGCGACCTCGGCGCCTCGGGAACGCTCGCGCTCGACGCCGGTCGGGCGGTCGCGGAGGGGCGACTCGTCGGCCCGCGCGTACTCGCGTGCGGACAGAACGTCGTGATGACCGGCGGGCACGGCCACTGGTTCGGCCGCGAGGCCGACGGCCCGGACGAAGTCCGCAGGGCCGCCCGAGAACAGCTCAAGCGCGGCGCGGACGTGATCAAGTGCATGGCGACCGGCGGCGTGCTCACGGAGGGTGCCCAGACCGGCGCGCCGGAGCTCACCGCCGAAGAGCTGGAGGCGCTCGTCGACGCCGCGAGCGCGAAGGGCGTCCCGACGGCCGCACACGCCCACGGGAAGGAGGGCCTGCTCAACGCCGTCGACGCCGGCATCACGAGCATCGAGCACGGCACGTTCATGGACCGGGAGGCGGCCGAAGCGATGGCGACCGAAGGGACGTACTGGGTACCGACCGCGGCCGCCCTCAAGAACATCGTCGAGAACCCCGACGCGGGGATCCCGGAGTCGGCCATGGACAAGGCCGTCGAAGCCAGCGAAGCGTTTGCCACCTCGTTCGACCACGCCGAGGCCGCGGGCGTCGACATCGCGATGGGAACTGACGCGGGCACCCCGTTCAACCACTTCGACAGTATCGCCGACGAGCTGGCGTTCATGGTCGAGTACGGACTGAGCCCAGAGGCGGCCCTGGAGGCCGCGACCGTCACTGCCGCCGAACTGTGCGGTCTCGACGACGTCGGCCTCGTCGACGAGGACTACCGGGCAGACCTTGTCGTCCTCGACGACAACCCCGCCGTCGACGCCGACGCGTGGCAGGACCCCGCCGCGGTGTTCGCCGACGGCGACCGCGTCGTCTGA
- a CDS encoding DUF7563 family protein: protein MPECANCGGFVTERYVRVFAPGERETVRVCPNCEDKLRDGADVREARSKRT from the coding sequence ATGCCGGAGTGTGCAAACTGTGGCGGATTCGTGACCGAACGCTACGTTCGGGTGTTCGCGCCCGGCGAACGGGAGACGGTTCGGGTGTGCCCGAACTGCGAGGACAAGCTTCGAGACGGTGCGGACGTGCGCGAGGCGCGTTCGAAGCGGACCTGA
- a CDS encoding amidase: MNGDRSGEALAPLAGALRAGERDVTAYARTLRDRIDERDPDIRAWVDGGKPRSWLTAEADALRERYPRSNAEPATAADSVPERPPLFGVPVGVKDIFHVDGLATRAGSELPPGALAGTEATAVRRLRAAGAIVAGKTHTTEFAYFAPAPTRNPHDLAHTPGGSSSGSAAAVASGTAPLALGTQTVGSVIRPAAFCGVVGFKPTRGRIPTDGVIPLSESVDHVGTFTRDVAGTTLAASILLDGWNGERPTGSADHVTLGVPNGSYLDQASDVGREAFERALDALADAGYDLVRVEAIPEIDEVNDRHNTLVAAEAALAHGEWYDRYPDRYAEATSELIQDGRDTPVSALVRGRRGRDALCDSLASTAADRDIDAWIAPAAPGPAPEGIGDTGDPVLNLPWTHAGLPTVGVPAGDVDGLPVGVQVAAGFDEDERLLAWADGIAEAVENAA; the protein is encoded by the coding sequence ATGAACGGAGATCGATCCGGTGAGGCGCTTGCACCCCTCGCCGGTGCGCTGCGAGCCGGGGAACGGGACGTGACCGCGTACGCGAGGACCCTTCGAGACCGGATCGACGAACGGGATCCGGACATCCGCGCCTGGGTCGACGGTGGAAAGCCCCGCTCGTGGCTGACCGCCGAAGCCGATGCGCTCCGCGAGCGGTATCCTCGATCCAACGCCGAACCCGCGACCGCCGCCGATAGCGTTCCGGAGCGACCGCCGCTGTTCGGCGTTCCCGTGGGAGTGAAAGACATCTTCCACGTCGACGGGCTGGCCACCCGTGCCGGGTCGGAGCTGCCTCCGGGTGCCCTTGCTGGGACGGAGGCGACCGCGGTTCGCCGGCTCCGCGCGGCGGGCGCGATCGTGGCGGGAAAGACGCACACGACCGAGTTCGCGTACTTCGCCCCGGCGCCGACGCGAAACCCACACGATCTCGCCCACACGCCGGGAGGCTCCTCCAGCGGCTCGGCCGCCGCGGTCGCGAGCGGGACCGCGCCGCTCGCGCTCGGAACACAGACCGTCGGGTCGGTCATCCGGCCCGCGGCGTTCTGCGGCGTCGTCGGGTTCAAACCGACTCGGGGCCGTATCCCGACCGACGGGGTGATCCCCCTGTCGGAGTCCGTCGACCACGTCGGAACCTTCACGCGCGACGTTGCCGGGACGACGCTCGCGGCGTCTATCCTCCTCGATGGCTGGAACGGCGAGCGTCCGACAGGGTCGGCTGACCACGTGACACTCGGCGTCCCGAACGGTTCGTATCTCGACCAGGCGTCCGACGTGGGGCGCGAGGCGTTCGAACGGGCCCTCGACGCGCTCGCGGACGCCGGATACGACCTCGTCCGCGTCGAAGCGATCCCCGAGATCGACGAAGTGAACGACCGCCACAACACCCTCGTCGCTGCCGAGGCCGCGCTCGCACACGGCGAGTGGTACGACCGCTACCCCGACCGCTACGCCGAGGCGACCAGCGAGCTGATTCAGGACGGCCGAGACACCCCCGTCTCGGCGCTGGTCCGCGGTCGCCGCGGTCGGGACGCGCTGTGCGACTCGCTGGCGTCGACCGCAGCGGACCGGGACATCGACGCGTGGATCGCGCCGGCGGCTCCCGGACCCGCACCCGAGGGGATTGGCGACACCGGAGACCCGGTACTGAACCTCCCGTGGACTCACGCCGGACTCCCGACCGTCGGTGTTCCCGCCGGCGACGTGGACGGCCTGCCGGTCGGCGTGCAGGTAGCTGCGGGCTTCGATGAAGACGAACGCCTGTTGGCGTGGGCCGACGGAATCGCGGAGGCCGTCGAGAACGCCGCTTAG